A window from Citrus sinensis cultivar Valencia sweet orange chromosome 3, DVS_A1.0, whole genome shotgun sequence encodes these proteins:
- the LOC102616494 gene encoding plant UBX domain-containing protein 10 — translation MVDVADKLAYFQAITGLEDPDLCTEILQAHDWDLELAISSFTSSNPPPERQEQTPNTQVTANLLSRDGQNRVDRSDSLGNAVAGPGLAWRIITLPYSVISASIGLVSGAVGLGLWAAGGVLSYSLGMLGLNSGRSGESSTRLASVSAAALEAMEFVAVFERDYGNVKPNFVSEGFMDALQRSRSVFKMLFVYLHSPDHPDTPAFCQGTLCNEVLAAFVNENFVSWGGSIRASEGFKMSNSLKASRYPFCAVVMPAANQRIALLQQVEGPKSPEEMLMILQKVIEESNPALLQARLDAEERRNNMRLREEQDAAYRAALEADQARERQRREEQERLEREAAEAERKHKEEVEAREREACEAAEREAALAKMRQEKALSLGAEPEKGPNVTQVLVRFPNGERKERRFHSTAVVQLLYDYVDSLGCLEVQNYSLVSNFPRVVYSTDKFSLSLKEAGLHPQASLFVELN, via the exons ATGGTTGATGTAGCCGATAAATTAGCGTATTTTCAGGCGATCACAGGCTTAGAAGACCCCGATTTGTGTACGGAGATTCTTCAAGCGCATGATTGGGACCTCGAACTCGCGATCTCCTCCTTCACGTCCTCGAATCCACCGCCGGAACGGCAAGAACAAACTCCCAACACCCAAGTTACCGCCAATTTATTGTCCCGCGATGGTCAAAATCGTGTTGACCGTTCCGATTCTCTGGGAAACGCCGTCGCGGGTCCTGGTTTGGCCTGGAGAATAATCACTTTGCCTTATTCCGTGATTTCGGCAAGTATAGGTCTCGTTTCGGGTGCGGTCGGCCTGGGCCTGTGGGCTGCTGGCGGAGTTTTGTCGTATTCTTTGGGAATGCTCGGGTTGAATTCGGGTCGTAGCGGAGAGTCATCGACCCGATTAGCATCCGTTTCGGCCGCGGCCTTAGAAGCTATGGAATTCGTGGCAGTTTTTGAGAGAGATTACGGGAATGTAAAGCCGAATTTTGTTTCTGAGGGTTTTATGGACGCTTTGCAGAGGTCGAGGAGCGTGTTTAAAATGCTGTTTGTGTACTTGCACTCTCCGGATCATCCAGATACCCCTGCGTTTTGCCAGGGGACGCTCTGTAACGAGGTCTTGGCGGCCTTTGTGAAcgagaattttgtttcttgggGAGGGAGTATTAGGGCTAGTGAAGGGTTTAAGATGAGTAACAGCTTGAAGGCTTCAAGGTACCCCTTTTGTGCTGTGGTTATGCCTGCTGCCAATCAGAGGATAGCTTTACTTCAACAG GTTGAGGGACCAAAATCTCCAGAGGAAATGCTCATGATACTACAGAAAGTGATTGAAGAAAGTAACCCTGCTCTTCTGCAAGCGAGGCTTGATGCAGAAGAAAGAAGGAACAACATGCGATTGAGAGAGGAGCAGGATGCTGCTTACAGAGCAGCTCTCGAAGCTGATCAA GCTAGGGAACGACAGAGGAGAGAAGAGCAAGAACGTCTGGAAAGGGAAGCTGCTGAAGCAGAGAGGAAGCATAAGGAGGAAGTAGAGGCTCGTGAAAGAGAAGCTTGTGAAGCTGCAGAAAGAGAGGCCGCACTAGCTAAAATGCGGCAGGAGAAAGCCCTCTCACTTGGTGCTGAACCAGAAAAAGGGCCTAATGTCACAcaa GTTTTGGTGCGCTTCCCAAATGGAGAACGCAAAGAGAGAAGGTTCCACAGTACTGCTGTAGTCCAGTTGTTGTATGACTATGTTGATTCTTTGGGTTGCTTGGAAGTTCAGAATTACAGTCTTGTCTCCAACTTTCCCCGGGTTGTCTATAGCACAGATAAGTTCTCGTTGTCCTTAAAGGAAGCAGGATTGCATCCTCAGGCCAGCCTCTTCGTGGAGCTGAACTAG
- the LOC107176760 gene encoding aluminum-activated malate transporter 10-like, producing the protein MACQKEVFNGVEWKIRVADGSSETLVPEAGLASRLWLGVKNMIGGLVLKVWRFLEKAWDLGVDDPRKVIHCLKVGIALTVVSLFYYTRPLYEGVGGNAMWAIMTVVVVFENTVGATIAKCLNRVFGTLLAGFLALGVHWIASQSGEKLEPLIAGASLFLLASAATFSRFIPTVKARFDYGALIFILTFSLVTVSGYRVDKLFNMAHQRISTIVIGTSLCILVSMLIRPIWAGKDLYNLIIRNMDKLANSIDGSVAEYFNRSGGLTDCEGEAQKVFLGYKCVLNTKATEESMANFARWEPAHGRFNFRHPWKQYLKVGAAVRRCAYCIEALNACINSENQAPEFIKKLLCNTCLRVSSNSSRVVKELAKIIKTMKKSSTIDLLVEEMNAGVKELKDDLKSLSLSEAGTSENKRTEKISSKPAAAIPLMGMISMVSFASFQIEIASRIESIVEAVEELANLAEFEHPEKNKQNQANIKVAANEQNDEETKV; encoded by the exons ATGGCTTGTCAGAAGGAAGTGTTCAATGGAGTGGAATGGAAGATAAGGGTGGCAGATGGCTCATCGGAGACGTTGGTTCCCGAGGCAGGCCTGGCCAGCAGACTCTGGCTTGGCGTGAAGAACATGATTGGAGGGTTGGTTTTGAAAGTATGGAGATTCCTCGAGAAAGCATGGGATCTAGGAGTAGATGACCCAAGAAAAGTGATCCATTGCCTTAAGGTGGGGATAGCACTGACTGTGGTCTCACTGTTTTACTATACGAGGCCTTTGTATGAAGGTGTTGGAGGAAATGCCATGTGGGCAATTATGACGGTTGTGGTTGTGTTTGAAAACACTGTTG GAGCAACTATAGCTAAATGTTTGAACAGAGTATTTGGGACGCTCCTTGCGGGATTTCTTGCTCTTGGCGTCCATTGGATTGCTAGTCAATCAGGAGAGAAACTTGAACCCCTAATCGCTGGAGCCTCATTATTTCTATTAG CTTCTGCCGCTACCTTCTCAAGATTTATTCCAACAGTAAAAGCCCGGTTTGATTATGGTGCTCTGATCTTCATCCTGACCTTCAGCTTAGTCACAGTATCAGGTTATCGCGTGGATAAACTATTTAACATGGCACATCAAAGAATATCCACCATTGTCATTGGAACTTCTTTGTGCATTCTTGTTAGCATGCTTATTCGCCCAATTTGGGCTGGCAAGGATCTCTATAATCTAATCATTCGAAACATGGACAAACTTGCCAATTCCATAGACG GTTCTGTAGCCGAGTATTTTAATCGTAGTGGGGGACTAACTGATTGTGAGGGAGAAGCTCAAAAAGTATTTCTAGGCTACAAATGTGTACTAAATACAAAGGCAACAGAAGAATCTATG GCCAACTTTGCTAGATGGGAGCCTGCCCATGGCCGCTTCAACTTCAGACATCCTTGGAAACAATACCTCAAAGTTGGAGCAGCAGTCCGCAGATGTGCTTATTGCATAGAGGCTCTCAATGCCTGCATCAATTCAGAGAACCAG GCTCCGGAGTTTATAAAGAAGCTTCTCTGCAATACTTGCTTGAGAGTAAGCTCTAATTCTTCAAGGGTCGTAAAGGAGCTAGCGAAAATTATCAAGACAATGAAAAAATCGTCAACCATAGACTTGTTAGTTGAAGAAATGAATGCTGGAGTGAAGGAGCTTAAAGATGACTTAAAATCACTTTCACTTTCAGAAGCTGGAACTTCTGAAAATAAGAGAACGGAGAAAATAAGCTCCAAACCAGCAGCTGCAATCCCTCTGATGGGAATGATTTCGATGGTCAGTTTTGCTTCATTTCAGATTGAAATTGCTTCTCGGATTGAATCCATCGTTGAAGCTGTTGAGGAACTTGCAAATTTAGCTGAGTTTGAACATCCAGAGAAGAACAAACAGAATCAGGCCAACATTAAAGTTGCAGCAAATGAACAGAATGATGAGGAAACGAAGGTCTGA